In the genome of Raphanus sativus cultivar WK10039 chromosome 4, ASM80110v3, whole genome shotgun sequence, one region contains:
- the LOC108834805 gene encoding LOW QUALITY PROTEIN: receptor like protein 29-like (The sequence of the model RefSeq protein was modified relative to this genomic sequence to represent the inferred CDS: deleted 2 bases in 1 codon; substituted 1 base at 1 genomic stop codon), protein MKTKKALPSSATSLLFHLLITPLFLCEANIVLSMPPSESETLFTIMESMSSDQXWRQSHPNPCAPGSSWPGIECKTGPDHLPHVSRLDFGSAPNPSCKSSASFPHLIFSLPFLQSVFFFNCFTHSPTTIIFPIKLLPNSSLQQLSLRSNPSLSGQIPPRISSLTSLQILTLSQNRLTGPIPQAIFTLKSLLHLDLSYNKLTGTIPLTLGNLNSLVGLDLSYNSLTGLIPPTISQLGMLQKLDLSSNSLFGAIPQGLEKLRSLSFVALSNNRLRGSFPKGISKLQSLQYFIMDNNPMHVPLPVELGFLPKLQELQLENSGYSGVIPESYTRLMNLSSLSLANNKLTGEIPPGFDSLPHVFHLNLSRNSLIGVVPFDSSFLRRLGKNLDLSGNRGLCLNPEDEFSVVKTGVDVCGKNVSTSGPFINHPSKKKKSRASPSLCCYGSCLLANSLFQVALFLGLRHHR, encoded by the exons ATGAAGACTAAGAAAGCTTTACCCTCCTCTGCTACCTCACTGCTCTTCCATCTTCTGATAACACCTCTCTTTCTCTGCGAAGCTAACATAGTGTTGTCAATGCCTCCTTCCGAGTCAGAGACTCTCTTCACAATCATGGAGTCAATGTCATCCGATCAATAATGGCGTCAGTCTCACCCAAATCCTTGCGCACCTGGCTCGTCCTGGCCAGGCATCGAATGCAAAACCGGTCCAGACCACTTACCTCACGTCTCACGACTCGATTTCGGATCTGCTCCAAACCCTTCTTGTAAATCCTCTGCTTCATTCCCTCACCTAATCTTCTCTCTACCCTTTCTACAAtcagtcttcttcttcaactgCTTCACTCACTCCCCAACCACGATC ATCTTCCCCATCAAACTCCTCCCTAACTCCTCTCTCCAACAGCTTAGCCTCCGATCAAACCCTTCTCTCTCAGGTCAAATCCCTCCTCGCATCTCATCTCTCACCTCCTTACAGATCCTCACCCTCTCCCAAAACCGACTCACCGGACCCATCCCTCAAGCCATCTTCACCCTAAAAAGCCTCCTCCACCTCGACCTCAGCTACAACAAGCTCACAGGCACAATCCCTCTGACACTAGGGAACCTCAACAGCCTCGTGGGGTTAGACTTAAGCTACAACTCGCTAACGGGCCTCATCCCTCCGACCATCTCGCAACTGGGTATGCTTCAAAAACTCGACTTGAGCTCGAACTCTCTCTTCGGAGCCATCCCACAAGGCCTCGAAAAGCTTCGATCTTTATCGTTCGTGGCGCTGAGCAACAACAGACTCAGAGGATCTTTCCCGAAAGGAATCTCCAAGCTTCAGAGCTTGCAGTACTTCATAATGGATAACAATCCGATGCACGTGCCCCTCCCCGTGGAGCTAGGGTTCCTCCCTAAGCTTCAAGAGCTCCAGCTCGAGAACTCTGGATACTCCGGCGTGATCCCTGAGAGCTACACGAGGCTGATGAATCTCAGCTCGTTGTCTCTCGCCAACAACAAGTTAACGGGGGAGATTCCGCCAGGGTTTGATTCTCTGCCTCACGTATTCCATCTGAATCTGAGCAGGAACTCGCTGATAGGTGTGGTTCCGTTTGATTCGAGTTTCTTGAGACGGTTGGGTAAGAATTTGGATTTGAGCGGGAACAGAGGGTTGTGTCTGAATCCAGAGGATGAGTTCAGTGTCGTTAAGACAGGAGTTGATGTGTGCGGGAAGAATGTTAGTACTAGTGGTCCGTTTATTAATCATCcgtcgaagaagaagaaatctcGAGCGTCTCCTTCTCTGTGTTGTTACGGATCTTGCTTGTTGGCTAATTCTCTGTTTCAGGTGGCTCTGTTTCTTGGTTTACGTCATCATCGgtaa